A genomic stretch from Pseudoliparis swirei isolate HS2019 ecotype Mariana Trench chromosome 18, NWPU_hadal_v1, whole genome shotgun sequence includes:
- the plch2b gene encoding 1-phosphatidylinositol 4,5-bisphosphate phosphodiesterase eta-2 isoform X2 has protein sequence MWCEWDSSGMNSTPAMAPLSLGLSGIPPRSSLSPKTFQSLGSLSSGMFSPSLAKGSTHQAKQASSPLNSPTPSIMSSPKLWQKASISRLAEEFFWIGGSVVAQPNWRLGQIVERCMCTMQTGTQMTKMKGKKKGLVRFFYLDEHKSCIRWRPSRKHDKAKTKVLQPECCKNEDLNPYKITIDSIHEVCEGKKSEIFRRYADNRFDPNYCFSIYYGERVKSLDLVSTNAEEARTWITGLKYLMAGISDEDSLARRQRTSDQWLQQTFSEADKNGDGTLSIGEVHQLLHKLNVNLPKQKVRQMFHEADTDENQGSLAFEEFCLFYKMISTRRDLYLILISYSNQKEVMDLHDLARFLENEQKMRGLAKEHLVDIVAKFEPCPENLQHTVLSIDGLTNYMRSPAGDIVNPEHSQVNEDMTQPLSNYFIATSHNTYLTGDQLLSQSRVEMYAYVLQAGCRCVEVDCWDGPDGEPIIHHGYTLTSKILFKDVIETINKYAFTKSPYPVILSIENHCTVPQQKKMAEYLREVLQDKLVLSTVNVHECKKLPSPEILKGKVLIKGKKLPANLDPDAEEGDVSDEDTGDEEEEEGENDNDSSQGGGIITSANQNKKKRRFGSYIMRSFKCKRKKRIRVRSKTMSDSESDHSSRERTQIVKKRKTMRLSRALSDLVKYTKSVRVHDIETQAFTNSWQVSSLNETVMNQILQLKPGELVRFNQRQLIRVYPSNYRVDSSNFNPQPYWNTGCHMVAMNYQTEGRMLELNQAKFASNGNCGYILRPKCMCKGHRKTQLVLKIISGQQLPKPKDSMFGDRGEIIDPFVEVEIIGLNLDCSKQQTRVVDDNGFNPMWEETLVFNIQMPQVALVRFQVWDQNPLGQDFIGQRTVAFRSLMPGYRHVYLEGMAESSIFVHVAIDDIAGKIKPKNAVQAARKHIQKAAQKHMKGPQRQPSLEFSVQSSEDGRAMFFRRDLDTISQDSRNGEIFPLSQGPAAKAAIHKEAMSEPVRRAHRVRIHEPPETRRGFSSQMSSTDSHHIGAAPCAKADSFDLETSPQLSCADGLESHNLIQEELENEPDESNCADQETIQMFEPGQPEQSEEFPVQDKVTSMKPKQPTETQSQADSLPWPWTVPLHMLRPEAKFSPIIPPPSPARVRRTLEASARSRSSTQIRTKARSRSCPRKSTTSPQTPMMNRQPAIHWQTQQAQKRPIPNGLCLSDCTSSSSDGSTDSLEFVPSCVPAGAGQREGTLQREMKALFDQRMREIHCKSPLFQND, from the exons ATGTGGTGTGAATGGGACAGCTCAGGGATGAACAGCACCCCGGCGATGGCACCGCTATCTCTAGGGCTGAGTGGAATCCCACCACGCTCCTCTCTGTCACCCAAGACCTTTCAGTCTTTAGGATCCCTgtcatcaggaatgttctcccccTCGCTTGCTAAGGGTTCCACTCATCAGGCAAAACAGGCCTCCAGTCCCTTGAATTCACCAACCCCGTCCATCATGagctctccaaaactctggcaGAAAGCATCCATCTCCAGACTTGCTGAGGAGTTTTTCTGGATTGGTGGTAGTGTGGTCGCACAGCCAAATTGGAGACTTGGTCAGATAG TGGAGAGGTGTATGTGCACCATGCAAACCGGCACTCAGATGACCAAAatgaaggggaagaagaaaggaCTGGTCCGCTTCTTTTACCTGGACGAGCACAAGTCCTGCATCCGGTGGCGGCCCTCCAGGAAACATGACAAGGCCAAAA CTAAAGTGTTACAACCAGAGTGCTGCAAGAATGAGGACTTAAACCCGTACAAGA TAACTATTGATTCTATCCATGAAGTCTGCGAGGGGAAGAAGTCTGAGATCTTCAGGCGCTATGCAGACAACCGCTTCGACCCAAACTACTGCTTTAGTATTTATTATGGGGAGCGAGTGAAGTCCCTGGACTTGGTCTCCACCAACGCAGAGGAGGCACGCACCTGGATCACTGGGTTGAAATACCTCATGGCTGGCATCAGTGATGAGGACAGCTTGGCCCGGAGGCAGCGCACCAGTGATCA GTGGCTACAGCAGACTTTCTCCGAAGCCGACAAGAATGGAGATGGCACCTTGAGCATTGGAGAGGTTCACCAGCTGCTCCACAAACTCAATGTGAATTTACCCAAGCAGAAAGTCAGGCAGATGTTTCAT GAAGCGGACACAGACGAGAACCAGGGCTCTCTGGCCTTTGAAGAATTCTGTTTGTTCTATAAGATGATTTCCACACGCAGAGACCTCTACCTGATATTGATCTCCTACAGCAATCAGAAAGAAGTCATGGATCTTCACGACCTCGCACGCTTTTTGGAAAATGAACAAAAG ATGCGAGGATTGGCCAAAGAGCATTTAGTCGATATAGTGGCCAAGTTTGAACCATGTCCTGAGAACCTGCAGCATACGGTACTCAGTATTGATG GATTGACCAACTACATGAGGAGCCCTGCAGGTGATATCGTCAACCCCGAGCACAGTCAGGTGAACGAGGACATGACGCAGCCTCTAAGTAACTACTTCATTGCCACCTCCCACAACACCTACCTGACAGGAGACCAGCTGCTCTCTCAGTCTCGAGTGGAAATGTACGCCTATGTGCTCCAGGCAGGGTGTCGCTGTGTGGAGG tGGACTGCTGGGATGGACCTGACGGGGAGCCTATCATTCATCACGGCTACACCTTGACATCCAAGATTCTCTTCAAAGATGTCATTGAAACAATTAACAAATATGCCTTCACAAAGTCACC gtACCCCGTGATCTTGTCCATAGAGAACCACTGCACTGTGCCTCAGCAAAAGAAGATGGCTGAGTATCTGagagaggtgctgcaggacaaaCTGGTTCTTTCCACTGTCAATGTGCATGAATGCAAGAAGCTGCCTTCACCTGAAATCCTGAAAGGGAAAGTCTTAATCAAG GGGAAAAAGCTGCCAGCAAACCTTGATCCTGATGCAGAGGAGGGTGATGTGTCTGATGAAGACACtggtgatgaagaagaggaggaaggcgaAAATGATAATGATAGCTCACAG GGGGGGGGTATCATTACTTCTGCcaatcaaaacaaaaagaagaggcGATTCGGCAGTTACATCATGAGGAGCTTCAAATGCAAG agaaaaaagaggatccGAGTGAGAAGTAAGACGATGTCTGATAGCGAGTCAGACCACAGCAGCAGGGAGAGGACACAAATTGTCAA GAAGAGGAAAACAATGAGGTTGTCCCGAGCTCTGTCTGACCTGGTCAAGTACACAAAATCTGTCCGTGTACATGACATAGAAACACAAG CATTCACGAACAGTTGGCAGGTATCATCCCTCAACGAGACTGTTATGAACCAGATCTTACAGCTGAAGCCAGGGGAATTGGTCCGATTCAACCAACGGCAGCTTATAAGAGTCTACCCGTCCAACTACAGAGTCGACTCGAGCAACTTCAACCCGCAACCATACTGGAACACAGGATGCCATATGG tTGCAATGAATTATCAAACAGAGGGCCGCATGCTTGAACTGAACCAAGCCAAGTTTGCAAGCAATGGAAACTGCGGATATATTCTGAGACCTAAGTGCATGTGTAAAG GACACAGAAAGACTCAGCTAGTGCTGAAGATCATCAGCGGACAGCAGCTTCCCAAACCCAAAGACTCTATGTttggggacagaggagag ATTATCGATCCTTTTGTTGAAGTTGAGATAATTGGCCTAAATTTAGATTGTTCCAAGCAGCAGACCAGGGTGGTGGATGATAATG GTTTCAACCCAATGTGGGAGGAGACCCTCGTCTTCAACATTCAAATGCCACAGGTCGCTCTGGTGCGTTTCCAAGTGTGGGATCAAAACCCTCTTGGACAAGATTTCATTGGACAGAGGACTGTTGCTTTCAGAAGTTTAATGCCAG GTTATCGGCACGTGTACCTGGAAGGGATGGCGGAGTCATCCATCTTTGTTCATGTCGCTATCGATGATATAGCTGGAAAG ATCAAACCCAAAAATGCAGTGCAAGCAGCCAGAAAACACATTCAAAAAGCAGCTCAGAAGCACATGAAGGGTCCTCAGAGGCAGCCTTCTCTGGAATTTTCAGTCCAGTCCTCAGAAGACGGACGTGCTATGTTCTTCCGCAGGGATCTGGATACCATTTCTCAGGACAGCAGGAATGGAGAAATATTTCCGCTGTCACAAGGGCCAGCAGCCAAGGCTGCCATCCACAAAGAGGCCATGAGTGAGCCAGTAAGGCGAGCTCACAGAGTTAGAATTCATGAACCaccagagacaaggagagggttCTCTAGCCAGATGTCCTCCACTGACTCCCACCACATTGGGGCTGCTCCCTGTGCGAAGGCGGACAGCTTTGACCTTGAGACCTCACCCCAGCTTTCTTGTGCTGATGGTCTTGAAAGCCATAATCTAATTCAAGAAGAATTGGAGAATGAACCTGATGAATCAAACTGTGCTGATCAGGAGACAATTCAGATGTTTGAACCAGGGCAGCCTGAACAATCTGAGGAATTTCCAGTGCAAGACAAGGTAACTTCCATGAAACCTAAACAACCAACAGAAACTCAAAGTCAGGCAGATTCACTCCCTTGGCCTTGGACCGTACCACTGCATATGCTCCGGCCCGAAGCCAAATTCTCTCCAATTATCCCTCCACCGTCACCTGCCAGGGTGAGGCGGACTCTAGAGGCTTCGGCCAGATCCCGATCATCCACCCAAATACGAACAAAGGCGCGCTCGCGCAGTTGCCCTCGGAAATCAACTACTTCTCCTCAGACACCAATGATGAACCGCCAGCCTGCTATCCACTGGCAGACGCAACAAGCACAAAAGAGGCCCATCCCCAACGGCCTCTGCTTGTCTGACTGCACATCCAGCAGCAGTGACGGCAGCACCGACAGCCTGGAGTTTGTGCCCTCCTGTGTTCCAGCCGGGGCAGGGCAGCGTGAGGGGACCCTGCAGAGGGAGATGAAGGCCCTTTTTGaccagaggatgagagagatcCACTGTAAATCACCGCTTTTTCAAAATG ATTAA
- the plch2b gene encoding 1-phosphatidylinositol 4,5-bisphosphate phosphodiesterase eta-2 isoform X1 has translation MWCEWDSSGMNSTPAMAPLSLGLSGIPPRSSLSPKTFQSLGSLSSGMFSPSLAKGSTHQAKQASSPLNSPTPSIMSSPKLWQKASISRLAEEFFWIGGSVVAQPNWRLGQIVERCMCTMQTGTQMTKMKGKKKGLVRFFYLDEHKSCIRWRPSRKHDKAKTKVLQPECCKNEDLNPYKITIDSIHEVCEGKKSEIFRRYADNRFDPNYCFSIYYGERVKSLDLVSTNAEEARTWITGLKYLMAGISDEDSLARRQRTSDQWLQQTFSEADKNGDGTLSIGEVHQLLHKLNVNLPKQKVRQMFHEADTDENQGSLAFEEFCLFYKMISTRRDLYLILISYSNQKEVMDLHDLARFLENEQKMRGLAKEHLVDIVAKFEPCPENLQHTVLSIDGLTNYMRSPAGDIVNPEHSQVNEDMTQPLSNYFIATSHNTYLTGDQLLSQSRVEMYAYVLQAGCRCVEVDCWDGPDGEPIIHHGYTLTSKILFKDVIETINKYAFTKSPYPVILSIENHCTVPQQKKMAEYLREVLQDKLVLSTVNVHECKKLPSPEILKGKVLIKGKKLPANLDPDAEEGDVSDEDTGDEEEEEGENDNDSSQGGGIITSANQNKKKRRFGSYIMRSFKCKRKKRIRVRSKTMSDSESDHSSRERTQIVKKRKTMRLSRALSDLVKYTKSVRVHDIETQAFTNSWQVSSLNETVMNQILQLKPGELVRFNQRQLIRVYPSNYRVDSSNFNPQPYWNTGCHMVAMNYQTEGRMLELNQAKFASNGNCGYILRPKCMCKAAFNPMLEDPLPGHRKTQLVLKIISGQQLPKPKDSMFGDRGEIIDPFVEVEIIGLNLDCSKQQTRVVDDNGFNPMWEETLVFNIQMPQVALVRFQVWDQNPLGQDFIGQRTVAFRSLMPGYRHVYLEGMAESSIFVHVAIDDIAGKIKPKNAVQAARKHIQKAAQKHMKGPQRQPSLEFSVQSSEDGRAMFFRRDLDTISQDSRNGEIFPLSQGPAAKAAIHKEAMSEPVRRAHRVRIHEPPETRRGFSSQMSSTDSHHIGAAPCAKADSFDLETSPQLSCADGLESHNLIQEELENEPDESNCADQETIQMFEPGQPEQSEEFPVQDKVTSMKPKQPTETQSQADSLPWPWTVPLHMLRPEAKFSPIIPPPSPARVRRTLEASARSRSSTQIRTKARSRSCPRKSTTSPQTPMMNRQPAIHWQTQQAQKRPIPNGLCLSDCTSSSSDGSTDSLEFVPSCVPAGAGQREGTLQREMKALFDQRMREIHCKSPLFQND, from the exons ATGTGGTGTGAATGGGACAGCTCAGGGATGAACAGCACCCCGGCGATGGCACCGCTATCTCTAGGGCTGAGTGGAATCCCACCACGCTCCTCTCTGTCACCCAAGACCTTTCAGTCTTTAGGATCCCTgtcatcaggaatgttctcccccTCGCTTGCTAAGGGTTCCACTCATCAGGCAAAACAGGCCTCCAGTCCCTTGAATTCACCAACCCCGTCCATCATGagctctccaaaactctggcaGAAAGCATCCATCTCCAGACTTGCTGAGGAGTTTTTCTGGATTGGTGGTAGTGTGGTCGCACAGCCAAATTGGAGACTTGGTCAGATAG TGGAGAGGTGTATGTGCACCATGCAAACCGGCACTCAGATGACCAAAatgaaggggaagaagaaaggaCTGGTCCGCTTCTTTTACCTGGACGAGCACAAGTCCTGCATCCGGTGGCGGCCCTCCAGGAAACATGACAAGGCCAAAA CTAAAGTGTTACAACCAGAGTGCTGCAAGAATGAGGACTTAAACCCGTACAAGA TAACTATTGATTCTATCCATGAAGTCTGCGAGGGGAAGAAGTCTGAGATCTTCAGGCGCTATGCAGACAACCGCTTCGACCCAAACTACTGCTTTAGTATTTATTATGGGGAGCGAGTGAAGTCCCTGGACTTGGTCTCCACCAACGCAGAGGAGGCACGCACCTGGATCACTGGGTTGAAATACCTCATGGCTGGCATCAGTGATGAGGACAGCTTGGCCCGGAGGCAGCGCACCAGTGATCA GTGGCTACAGCAGACTTTCTCCGAAGCCGACAAGAATGGAGATGGCACCTTGAGCATTGGAGAGGTTCACCAGCTGCTCCACAAACTCAATGTGAATTTACCCAAGCAGAAAGTCAGGCAGATGTTTCAT GAAGCGGACACAGACGAGAACCAGGGCTCTCTGGCCTTTGAAGAATTCTGTTTGTTCTATAAGATGATTTCCACACGCAGAGACCTCTACCTGATATTGATCTCCTACAGCAATCAGAAAGAAGTCATGGATCTTCACGACCTCGCACGCTTTTTGGAAAATGAACAAAAG ATGCGAGGATTGGCCAAAGAGCATTTAGTCGATATAGTGGCCAAGTTTGAACCATGTCCTGAGAACCTGCAGCATACGGTACTCAGTATTGATG GATTGACCAACTACATGAGGAGCCCTGCAGGTGATATCGTCAACCCCGAGCACAGTCAGGTGAACGAGGACATGACGCAGCCTCTAAGTAACTACTTCATTGCCACCTCCCACAACACCTACCTGACAGGAGACCAGCTGCTCTCTCAGTCTCGAGTGGAAATGTACGCCTATGTGCTCCAGGCAGGGTGTCGCTGTGTGGAGG tGGACTGCTGGGATGGACCTGACGGGGAGCCTATCATTCATCACGGCTACACCTTGACATCCAAGATTCTCTTCAAAGATGTCATTGAAACAATTAACAAATATGCCTTCACAAAGTCACC gtACCCCGTGATCTTGTCCATAGAGAACCACTGCACTGTGCCTCAGCAAAAGAAGATGGCTGAGTATCTGagagaggtgctgcaggacaaaCTGGTTCTTTCCACTGTCAATGTGCATGAATGCAAGAAGCTGCCTTCACCTGAAATCCTGAAAGGGAAAGTCTTAATCAAG GGGAAAAAGCTGCCAGCAAACCTTGATCCTGATGCAGAGGAGGGTGATGTGTCTGATGAAGACACtggtgatgaagaagaggaggaaggcgaAAATGATAATGATAGCTCACAG GGGGGGGGTATCATTACTTCTGCcaatcaaaacaaaaagaagaggcGATTCGGCAGTTACATCATGAGGAGCTTCAAATGCAAG agaaaaaagaggatccGAGTGAGAAGTAAGACGATGTCTGATAGCGAGTCAGACCACAGCAGCAGGGAGAGGACACAAATTGTCAA GAAGAGGAAAACAATGAGGTTGTCCCGAGCTCTGTCTGACCTGGTCAAGTACACAAAATCTGTCCGTGTACATGACATAGAAACACAAG CATTCACGAACAGTTGGCAGGTATCATCCCTCAACGAGACTGTTATGAACCAGATCTTACAGCTGAAGCCAGGGGAATTGGTCCGATTCAACCAACGGCAGCTTATAAGAGTCTACCCGTCCAACTACAGAGTCGACTCGAGCAACTTCAACCCGCAACCATACTGGAACACAGGATGCCATATGG tTGCAATGAATTATCAAACAGAGGGCCGCATGCTTGAACTGAACCAAGCCAAGTTTGCAAGCAATGGAAACTGCGGATATATTCTGAGACCTAAGTGCATGTGTAAAG CCGCCTTTAACCCCATGTTGGAGGATCCTCTTCCAGGACACAGAAAGACTCAGCTAGTGCTGAAGATCATCAGCGGACAGCAGCTTCCCAAACCCAAAGACTCTATGTttggggacagaggagag ATTATCGATCCTTTTGTTGAAGTTGAGATAATTGGCCTAAATTTAGATTGTTCCAAGCAGCAGACCAGGGTGGTGGATGATAATG GTTTCAACCCAATGTGGGAGGAGACCCTCGTCTTCAACATTCAAATGCCACAGGTCGCTCTGGTGCGTTTCCAAGTGTGGGATCAAAACCCTCTTGGACAAGATTTCATTGGACAGAGGACTGTTGCTTTCAGAAGTTTAATGCCAG GTTATCGGCACGTGTACCTGGAAGGGATGGCGGAGTCATCCATCTTTGTTCATGTCGCTATCGATGATATAGCTGGAAAG ATCAAACCCAAAAATGCAGTGCAAGCAGCCAGAAAACACATTCAAAAAGCAGCTCAGAAGCACATGAAGGGTCCTCAGAGGCAGCCTTCTCTGGAATTTTCAGTCCAGTCCTCAGAAGACGGACGTGCTATGTTCTTCCGCAGGGATCTGGATACCATTTCTCAGGACAGCAGGAATGGAGAAATATTTCCGCTGTCACAAGGGCCAGCAGCCAAGGCTGCCATCCACAAAGAGGCCATGAGTGAGCCAGTAAGGCGAGCTCACAGAGTTAGAATTCATGAACCaccagagacaaggagagggttCTCTAGCCAGATGTCCTCCACTGACTCCCACCACATTGGGGCTGCTCCCTGTGCGAAGGCGGACAGCTTTGACCTTGAGACCTCACCCCAGCTTTCTTGTGCTGATGGTCTTGAAAGCCATAATCTAATTCAAGAAGAATTGGAGAATGAACCTGATGAATCAAACTGTGCTGATCAGGAGACAATTCAGATGTTTGAACCAGGGCAGCCTGAACAATCTGAGGAATTTCCAGTGCAAGACAAGGTAACTTCCATGAAACCTAAACAACCAACAGAAACTCAAAGTCAGGCAGATTCACTCCCTTGGCCTTGGACCGTACCACTGCATATGCTCCGGCCCGAAGCCAAATTCTCTCCAATTATCCCTCCACCGTCACCTGCCAGGGTGAGGCGGACTCTAGAGGCTTCGGCCAGATCCCGATCATCCACCCAAATACGAACAAAGGCGCGCTCGCGCAGTTGCCCTCGGAAATCAACTACTTCTCCTCAGACACCAATGATGAACCGCCAGCCTGCTATCCACTGGCAGACGCAACAAGCACAAAAGAGGCCCATCCCCAACGGCCTCTGCTTGTCTGACTGCACATCCAGCAGCAGTGACGGCAGCACCGACAGCCTGGAGTTTGTGCCCTCCTGTGTTCCAGCCGGGGCAGGGCAGCGTGAGGGGACCCTGCAGAGGGAGATGAAGGCCCTTTTTGaccagaggatgagagagatcCACTGTAAATCACCGCTTTTTCAAAATG ATTAA